From the genome of Vibrio gangliei, one region includes:
- a CDS encoding pectinesterase family protein yields the protein MNKSLFTQLGISAALVFASPLHAALYNVTVAQDGSGDYKTIQEALANAPQDDSLYTIYIKNGTYQERLNIERPNLYFIGESQTNTIITATTASGTQKDDGSTWGTTGSRTVNINAENFKARNLTIANGFDYPANQEKADDDPTKIKSTQAVALLISKPGNHAQFKNVTLEGYQDTLYLKSPMNYFDQSKISGHIDFIFGYGGALIENSEIIARDRNDVSEGNSYGYITAPATDINQAFGLVFKSCHLKKENPKMPAKSFALGRPWHPTTTFEDGRYADPNAIGHAAFINCRMDDHIYGWDKMSGKDINQNTIWFTPEQSRFWEYHNFGAGAVPPNQPSDAYRPQLTHQQIKQYDNDTILDGWTPDISLPPHSNLQGEVLNSSMSFPAIITAIDSSGQKVIAKTDKQGRYELSISKMTLPIVVSANDLSGFSCLKSDKKRSFCMSALITDAKPGETTLGNINPFTDVIVSGLANSVGIDGPQQLVEKGYVPVLPLKELEQARANFQQAFSQAFEQRGMKDTSILSPENYDKKYHSVMKKLTEKVLHNRGYTTSTGLASATTLTDLAFHPILNIESNPKYQLQDDQLDQVAHQIKSAKTRVFLVGDSTVSNYEQDVYPRMGWGQAFDLQYSDRDLAIVNAARSGRSSRDFINGRWLSSLEPYVKPGDYLFIEFSHNDEKCNGANGERGPIDVANLCTYPNSEDGKPQYPFGKPHYSFQHSLERYLAFAKKHKMQPVLLTATARAKTAAGEYGAPINPLQHVTKQNSSNGYGFFGSYTQTVIDTAKKHNVPLIDMQAESIRLGDEAGSGWSNIWLAVDPAQYPYYEGRTGSLEKPDTTHFQQYGAQELTKVVVDYIKQEPKLKKLARQL from the coding sequence ATGAATAAATCACTCTTTACCCAGTTAGGAATATCGGCTGCGTTAGTCTTTGCTTCGCCACTACACGCGGCACTTTATAATGTAACCGTCGCTCAAGATGGCTCTGGTGATTACAAAACCATTCAAGAAGCCCTAGCCAATGCCCCACAAGACGACAGTTTATATACTATCTATATTAAAAATGGCACCTATCAAGAGCGCCTTAATATCGAGAGGCCAAATCTCTATTTCATTGGTGAAAGCCAAACCAACACCATCATTACAGCCACAACGGCCAGCGGTACGCAAAAAGACGATGGGTCGACATGGGGCACAACAGGAAGCCGCACGGTCAATATTAATGCTGAAAACTTTAAAGCCAGAAACTTAACCATTGCCAACGGCTTTGATTACCCAGCAAACCAAGAAAAAGCCGATGATGACCCCACCAAAATCAAATCAACTCAAGCGGTCGCACTATTAATCTCCAAACCAGGTAATCACGCCCAGTTCAAAAATGTCACTCTGGAAGGTTACCAAGATACGCTCTATCTAAAATCGCCAATGAACTATTTTGATCAATCGAAGATCAGTGGCCACATTGATTTCATCTTCGGTTATGGCGGTGCACTCATTGAAAACAGTGAAATTATCGCTCGTGATAGAAACGACGTCTCGGAAGGTAACTCGTACGGCTACATCACCGCACCAGCAACCGATATTAATCAAGCATTTGGCCTAGTTTTCAAAAGTTGCCATCTCAAAAAAGAAAACCCTAAAATGCCGGCTAAATCGTTCGCATTAGGCCGACCTTGGCATCCAACGACAACATTCGAAGATGGCCGCTACGCCGATCCAAACGCGATTGGGCACGCTGCGTTCATTAATTGCCGTATGGATGATCACATCTACGGCTGGGATAAAATGAGCGGAAAAGACATTAATCAAAACACCATTTGGTTTACACCTGAACAATCTCGTTTCTGGGAATACCATAACTTTGGTGCCGGAGCAGTGCCCCCCAATCAACCCAGTGATGCTTATCGCCCTCAGTTAACTCACCAGCAGATTAAACAATACGATAACGATACTATTTTGGATGGTTGGACACCTGATATCTCCCTGCCGCCTCACAGCAACCTTCAAGGTGAGGTACTTAACTCTTCAATGAGTTTTCCAGCCATCATAACTGCCATTGACAGTAGTGGTCAGAAAGTCATTGCGAAAACCGACAAACAAGGTCGCTATGAACTTAGTATCAGTAAGATGACGTTGCCGATTGTGGTATCGGCCAATGACCTCAGCGGATTTTCTTGCCTGAAAAGTGATAAAAAACGTTCATTCTGTATGAGCGCACTCATCACCGATGCTAAACCTGGTGAAACCACATTAGGTAACATCAACCCATTTACTGATGTTATTGTGTCCGGTTTAGCCAATTCTGTCGGTATTGACGGCCCGCAGCAATTAGTAGAGAAAGGCTACGTACCCGTCCTGCCTTTAAAAGAATTAGAGCAAGCGCGTGCTAATTTTCAACAGGCTTTCTCTCAAGCATTTGAGCAGCGAGGTATGAAAGATACCTCAATATTAAGCCCTGAAAACTACGATAAAAAGTATCACTCTGTGATGAAAAAACTCACCGAGAAAGTGCTACATAATCGCGGTTATACCACCAGCACTGGACTGGCGTCAGCAACCACATTAACCGATTTGGCTTTCCACCCTATTTTGAATATTGAGAGCAATCCAAAATATCAATTGCAAGATGACCAGTTAGACCAAGTGGCCCATCAAATAAAATCGGCTAAGACACGCGTCTTTTTGGTTGGCGATTCAACCGTATCGAATTACGAGCAAGATGTTTACCCGCGTATGGGTTGGGGCCAAGCGTTTGATTTGCAATATTCTGATCGTGATTTAGCGATTGTTAATGCCGCTCGTTCTGGCCGAAGCTCTCGCGATTTCATCAATGGTCGCTGGCTCAGCAGCCTTGAACCGTACGTGAAACCAGGCGACTACTTATTCATTGAATTTAGTCATAACGATGAAAAATGTAATGGTGCCAATGGAGAGCGTGGCCCCATTGATGTCGCGAACTTGTGTACTTATCCAAACTCAGAAGACGGCAAACCTCAATACCCATTTGGTAAGCCACACTACTCATTCCAACACTCGCTGGAGCGCTACCTCGCCTTTGCTAAAAAACACAAAATGCAGCCAGTATTGTTAACGGCTACAGCGCGAGCAAAAACCGCAGCAGGCGAATACGGTGCTCCGATCAATCCACTCCAGCATGTCACCAAGCAAAACAGCAGTAATGGTTATGGCTTCTTTGGCAGCTACACCCAAACGGTTATCGACACCGCCAAAAAACACAATGTGCCACTGATTGATATGCAGGCAGAATCGATTCGTTTAGGCGATGAAGCTGGTAGTGGTTGGAGCAATATTTGGTTAGCTGTCGACCCTGCTCAATACCCATATTATGAAGGACGTACCGGAAGCCTTGAAAAGCCTGATACGACTCACTTCCAACAATATGGCGCTCAGGAGCTAACTAAAGTGGTTGTTGACTACATCAAACAAGAACCCAAATTGAAAAAGCTCGCTCGTCAGTTATAA
- the kdgR gene encoding DNA-binding transcriptional regulator KdgR, giving the protein MDKGKQPDAVSSVLKVFGILQALGEQKDIGITELSQRLMMSKSTTYRFLQTMKMLGYVDQEGEADKYSLTLKLFEVGAKSLEYVDIITLADKEMRHISEKTNEALHLGALDVDHIIYTHKIDSGYNLRMQSRIGRRNPLYSTAIGKVLLAERDEEFVRNALKDVTFIKHTEKTHENVDQLLEELKVVKQQGYAEDNEEQEPGLRCIGAPVYDRFGHVIAGLSISFPTIRFDEDRMAEYVNMLQVACRNISEQLGYHEYPMSKAS; this is encoded by the coding sequence ATGGATAAAGGTAAGCAACCTGATGCAGTATCCTCAGTACTGAAAGTATTTGGGATTTTGCAAGCGCTAGGTGAGCAAAAGGATATCGGTATTACCGAGCTATCTCAGCGTTTAATGATGTCAAAAAGTACGACATATCGTTTCTTACAAACGATGAAAATGTTGGGTTATGTGGATCAAGAAGGTGAGGCCGATAAATACTCATTGACGTTAAAGTTGTTTGAAGTGGGCGCAAAATCACTTGAGTATGTGGATATCATCACATTGGCAGATAAAGAAATGCGTCATATTTCAGAGAAGACCAATGAGGCGCTTCACTTAGGCGCACTGGATGTCGACCACATCATTTATACGCACAAAATTGATTCTGGCTACAACTTGCGCATGCAATCACGTATTGGTCGCCGCAACCCACTGTATAGTACGGCGATTGGCAAAGTATTATTAGCGGAACGTGATGAAGAATTTGTGCGTAATGCTTTGAAAGACGTGACATTCATTAAGCACACAGAAAAGACACATGAAAATGTCGATCAATTGCTTGAAGAATTGAAAGTCGTAAAACAACAAGGTTATGCCGAAGATAATGAAGAGCAAGAACCGGGTTTACGTTGTATTGGAGCGCCAGTGTATGATCGCTTTGGTCATGTGATTGCGGGCTTATCCATTTCATTCCCAACCATCCGTTTTGATGAAGATCGCATGGCGGAATATGTCAATATGCTACAAGTGGCTTGCCGCAATATCTCTGAGCAGTTGGGTTACCACGAATACCCAATGTCGAAAGCGTCTTAA
- a CDS encoding DUF294 nucleotidyltransferase-like domain-containing protein, with the protein MSNALLPNIYDFVVRIDPFDKLPTEVVRDVVSKVKIIYLSKGEEIHFSSGCEERFLYIIRTGAVEQRMKDGSLRARLGEEDQFGFTFLEPLADSEDGYTATALADSLLYLVPHSTLQNLFKSNPQYSEYFDTRARARLNSALYRVTPDNKGPYYRRVAEVASENIAIVDKETSIKQVAMYMCGEMRSSCAVVKDGDDIVGIITDRDMTTRVVSKGVDTELPISTVMTTNPQLIHSDATVLEAISLMMQFNIRCMPVVQGKKVIGLITTTHLVHNHRTQALFLIEKIKYSNSIEALKMLKDERTTIFSALVESQVASNIVASVMSMIMDAFNRRIIQLAEDKLGPAPCDYSWIVAGSHARNEVHLLSDQDSALIIDDCATQADMAYFTHLAMMVCNGLDACGYPLCDGKYMAATPKWCQPLSRWKEYYRKWVSTPEYNKLLNISVFLEVRSLYGNGELATELQQHLHQCIAESHRFIPSLVRDAVDTQPPLGIFNNLVLEKSGDNSRTLNIKKYALNLIIDLARIYSLSAEGTLTGTEERFEWAYQKGVMTEQSYKNIIGAYRFITQVRFTHQNEALKLGKKPDNHIDPETFSSFERKHLKDAFKIINELQEGAKLRFTKG; encoded by the coding sequence ATGAGCAACGCTTTATTGCCAAATATCTATGATTTTGTTGTACGTATTGATCCCTTTGACAAACTGCCGACCGAGGTAGTACGAGATGTGGTCAGTAAAGTAAAAATCATCTACTTATCAAAAGGTGAAGAAATTCACTTTAGTTCAGGCTGTGAAGAGCGTTTCTTATACATTATTCGCACTGGAGCGGTTGAGCAGCGAATGAAAGATGGCTCATTACGTGCTCGCTTAGGGGAAGAAGATCAGTTTGGCTTTACCTTTTTAGAGCCGCTGGCTGATAGCGAAGATGGCTACACCGCCACCGCATTAGCCGACAGTCTGCTATATCTTGTGCCTCATTCCACTTTGCAGAATCTATTTAAATCTAACCCTCAATATTCTGAATACTTTGACACTCGCGCTCGTGCCCGTTTGAACTCAGCTTTGTACCGTGTGACGCCTGATAACAAAGGCCCTTACTATCGACGGGTGGCTGAAGTGGCGAGCGAAAATATTGCGATCGTTGATAAAGAGACCAGCATCAAGCAAGTCGCTATGTACATGTGTGGTGAAATGCGATCGTCTTGCGCGGTAGTAAAAGACGGCGACGACATTGTTGGCATCATTACCGACCGTGATATGACAACGCGCGTTGTTTCTAAAGGCGTGGATACCGAGCTGCCTATTTCTACGGTGATGACCACCAACCCACAACTGATTCATTCTGATGCGACGGTGCTAGAAGCCATCTCTTTGATGATGCAATTCAATATTCGCTGTATGCCTGTGGTGCAAGGAAAAAAAGTGATAGGGCTGATTACCACCACGCATTTAGTGCATAACCACCGTACTCAAGCTTTATTCTTGATCGAGAAAATCAAATATTCGAATTCGATTGAAGCGCTAAAAATGCTAAAAGATGAACGTACGACCATCTTCTCTGCATTAGTGGAAAGCCAGGTTGCCTCTAATATTGTCGCTTCCGTGATGTCGATGATCATGGATGCCTTTAACCGCCGTATTATTCAACTCGCCGAAGATAAATTAGGCCCAGCGCCTTGTGATTATTCATGGATTGTTGCTGGCTCTCATGCTCGCAACGAAGTGCATTTATTATCAGATCAAGATAGTGCATTGATCATTGATGACTGCGCGACACAAGCCGATATGGCCTATTTTACTCACCTCGCTATGATGGTTTGTAATGGGCTCGATGCCTGTGGTTATCCTCTGTGTGATGGTAAATATATGGCCGCGACACCAAAATGGTGCCAGCCATTATCACGCTGGAAAGAGTATTACCGTAAATGGGTGAGTACACCGGAATACAATAAGCTACTCAACATCAGTGTGTTTTTAGAAGTGCGCTCTTTGTATGGCAATGGGGAATTGGCGACGGAGTTACAGCAGCATTTGCACCAATGTATTGCCGAAAGCCACCGTTTTATTCCGTCTTTGGTGAGAGATGCGGTCGATACGCAGCCACCATTGGGGATTTTTAATAATTTGGTATTGGAAAAGAGTGGTGATAACAGCCGTACTTTGAATATCAAAAAATACGCATTAAACCTCATCATTGACCTTGCCCGAATTTACAGTTTATCGGCCGAAGGCACATTAACCGGAACAGAAGAACGTTTTGAATGGGCCTATCAGAAAGGTGTCATGACGGAGCAAAGCTATAAGAATATTATCGGCGCTTACCGCTTTATCACTCAGGTTCGTTTTACCCATCAAAATGAAGCGTTGAAGCTAGGCAAAAAGCCCGATAATCATATCGATCCTGAAACCTTCAGCAGCTTTGAACGTAAGCATTTAAAAGACGCGTTTAAGATCATCAATGAATTACAAGAAGGCGCGAAACTGCGCTTCACCAAAGGCTAA
- a CDS encoding RpiB/LacA/LacB family sugar-phosphate isomerase, with amino-acid sequence MKIALMMENSQAGKNATILNELTSVVEPLGHTVANVGMSDENDHHLTYIHLGIQASILLNSKAVDFVVAGCGTGQGAMMSLNLHPGVACGYCLDPSDAFLFNQINNGNALSLAFAKGFGWAAELNARYIFEKAFTGPRGEGYPVERKEPQVRNAGILGEVKAAVCKENYLDTLRAIDPELVKTAVTGERFQKCFFDNCQDAEIKAFVQEILA; translated from the coding sequence ATGAAAATCGCACTAATGATGGAAAACAGCCAAGCAGGCAAAAACGCAACAATTCTTAACGAATTAACTAGCGTTGTTGAGCCACTAGGCCACACAGTTGCTAACGTAGGTATGAGCGATGAAAACGATCATCACCTAACGTACATCCATCTTGGTATTCAAGCTAGCATCCTACTTAACTCTAAAGCAGTAGATTTCGTAGTGGCTGGTTGTGGTACAGGTCAAGGCGCAATGATGTCTCTTAACCTACACCCAGGCGTAGCATGTGGTTACTGCCTAGATCCTTCAGATGCTTTCCTATTCAACCAAATCAACAACGGCAACGCGCTTTCTCTAGCGTTTGCAAAAGGTTTTGGTTGGGCAGCGGAGCTTAACGCACGTTACATCTTCGAGAAAGCATTCACTGGTCCTCGTGGTGAAGGCTACCCAGTTGAGCGTAAAGAACCACAAGTTCGCAACGCAGGTATCCTAGGTGAAGTGAAAGCCGCTGTATGTAAAGAAAACTACCTAGATACGCTACGTGCTATCGACCCAGAATTAGTGAAAACTGCCGTTACTGGCGAGCGTTTCCAAAAATGTTTCTTCGACAACTGCCAAGATGCTGAAATCAAAGCATTTGTTCAGGAAATTTTAGCGTAA
- a CDS encoding LysR family transcriptional regulator codes for MNLSQIEAFCTIANTGSVSEAARQLECNRTKLSMAIKALETELGVELFVRTGNNLTLSEAGKAIYKDCETMMITASRIRHTCAQVSDEFAAEVWVARDDSLPDYLWQDLAHSLNKLFPNTSFNIILASSGDLANLVATQQVDFAFGVDYERLDDPRIGYQPLGKIRMMSVCSATHPLIKLKRVSDQELRKSMQAVMVYLNEQDNSSLEPFSHRYIGFSSFEYMLSTILSENAWGVLPEPLIRHHLREQRLSVIRHTYGLTQEDFCMFSIAGSAENPAMTWLADKVSDYLFDF; via the coding sequence ATGAATCTGTCTCAAATCGAAGCATTTTGCACTATTGCCAACACCGGTTCGGTTTCAGAAGCGGCACGTCAATTAGAGTGTAATCGCACTAAATTGAGCATGGCGATCAAAGCATTAGAAACAGAATTAGGCGTCGAGCTGTTTGTTCGCACGGGCAATAACTTGACGCTCTCAGAAGCAGGAAAAGCGATCTACAAAGATTGTGAGACCATGATGATTACCGCTTCTCGTATACGACATACTTGCGCGCAGGTTTCTGATGAATTTGCGGCTGAAGTCTGGGTCGCTCGAGATGATTCTTTACCCGATTACTTATGGCAAGATCTTGCCCATTCACTGAACAAACTGTTTCCGAACACTTCTTTTAATATCATTCTTGCTTCAAGTGGTGATTTAGCCAATCTAGTGGCCACACAACAAGTGGATTTTGCTTTTGGTGTGGATTATGAGCGGTTAGATGATCCTCGTATTGGTTATCAGCCACTTGGCAAAATTCGCATGATGTCAGTATGTAGTGCTACGCATCCGTTGATTAAGCTGAAAAGGGTCAGTGATCAAGAGCTAAGAAAGTCGATGCAAGCGGTGATGGTTTATCTCAATGAGCAAGATAACTCCAGCCTTGAGCCTTTCTCGCATCGCTACATTGGTTTTTCTAGTTTCGAATATATGCTGTCGACGATTTTAAGTGAAAACGCTTGGGGCGTACTGCCGGAACCTCTTATTCGTCATCATTTACGTGAGCAGCGTTTGTCGGTTATTCGACATACTTACGGGTTAACTCAAGAAGATTTTTGTATGTTCAGTATTGCTGGTAGTGCTGAAAATCCTGCGATGACTTGGCTCGCAGATAAAGTGAGTGACTACTTATTTGATTTCTAA
- the kduD gene encoding 2-dehydro-3-deoxy-D-gluconate 5-dehydrogenase KduD, whose translation MILNAFNLEGKVAIVTGCDTGLGQGMALGLAQAGCKVVGVNYASPDETIELMKAGGHTFLDVRANLLTQDDIPRIIETAVNEFGKIDILVNNAGIIRREDAIEFSEQNWDDVMNINSKTVFFMSQAVAQQYIKQGHGGKIINIASMLSFQGGIRVPSYTASKSAVMGITRAMANEWAKHNINVNAIAPGYMATNNTAALRADEERNAAILERIPADRWGKPEDVAGPCVFLASDAASYINGYTVAVDGGWLAR comes from the coding sequence ATGATTCTTAATGCATTCAATCTTGAAGGTAAAGTTGCCATCGTAACAGGCTGTGACACTGGTCTTGGTCAAGGCATGGCACTTGGCTTAGCACAAGCGGGCTGTAAAGTGGTTGGTGTTAACTATGCATCACCAGACGAAACCATTGAACTTATGAAAGCGGGTGGTCATACTTTCCTAGATGTTCGTGCCAACCTTCTTACTCAAGATGATATTCCTCGTATCATTGAAACGGCTGTCAATGAATTCGGCAAGATCGATATCCTAGTGAACAACGCTGGTATCATTCGTCGCGAAGACGCAATCGAGTTTTCTGAGCAAAACTGGGACGACGTAATGAACATCAACTCTAAGACTGTGTTCTTCATGTCTCAAGCGGTTGCTCAGCAATACATCAAACAAGGTCACGGCGGTAAGATCATCAACATCGCGTCTATGCTTTCTTTCCAAGGCGGTATCCGTGTACCTTCTTACACTGCATCTAAGAGTGCGGTAATGGGTATCACTCGCGCAATGGCGAACGAGTGGGCAAAACACAACATCAATGTAAACGCAATTGCACCTGGCTACATGGCAACCAACAACACTGCCGCTCTACGTGCAGATGAAGAGCGTAATGCAGCAATTCTAGAGCGTATTCCTGCTGACCGTTGGGGTAAACCAGAAGACGTAGCGGGCCCATGTGTATTCTTAGCTTCTGATGCGGCTAGCTACATCAATGGCTACACTGTAGCAGTAGATGGCGGCTGGTTAGCTCGCTAA
- a CDS encoding exonuclease domain-containing protein — protein sequence MLQAIKHYFHPLVKLEKQRQAIVIPETASPELTLLLETPLPEPETLLKDLEFLVLDFETTGLDFEKDSLLSIGNIQMKQNQIDMGTAAHCYVDDDQTIKAESAVINHIVPQMLIEGDRLDEAMNRLFSKMMGKVVMAHGAIIERKFIDSYIKKKYGLDGLPLIWLDTLKIEKHLTFHQKATALELQLNDVRKRYGLPDYNAHNALVDAISTAELYLAQKSKIFGKNAATTTLGEVCNRATCSG from the coding sequence ATGTTACAAGCAATAAAGCATTATTTTCACCCTTTAGTGAAATTGGAAAAACAACGTCAAGCGATAGTGATCCCAGAGACAGCGTCGCCTGAATTAACCCTATTGCTTGAAACACCGTTGCCAGAGCCTGAAACCTTGCTTAAAGACTTGGAATTTTTGGTGCTGGATTTTGAAACCACAGGGTTGGATTTCGAAAAAGACAGCTTACTGAGTATTGGCAATATTCAAATGAAGCAAAACCAAATCGATATGGGGACTGCCGCACATTGTTATGTGGATGACGACCAAACGATTAAAGCGGAGAGTGCGGTCATCAATCATATCGTGCCGCAAATGTTGATTGAGGGTGACAGACTTGATGAAGCCATGAATCGGTTGTTTAGCAAAATGATGGGTAAAGTGGTGATGGCGCATGGGGCGATTATCGAGCGTAAGTTTATTGATTCTTATATTAAGAAAAAATATGGCCTCGACGGTTTGCCTTTGATTTGGCTTGATACATTGAAAATTGAAAAACATCTCACCTTTCATCAAAAAGCGACGGCATTAGAGTTGCAATTAAATGATGTGCGTAAGCGTTACGGTTTACCTGACTACAATGCGCATAATGCTTTGGTCGATGCGATCTCGACCGCCGAATTATATCTGGCGCAAAAAAGTAAAATTTTTGGTAAAAACGCTGCCACAACCACGTTGGGCGAAGTGTGTAATCGCGCAACTTGTTCAGGGTGA
- a CDS encoding cation diffusion facilitator family transporter — translation MCAQTNYKENRVLTLSALLASMFAGGGLVVGLLVGSLVIMFDGVYSLVSLLLTLLSLTAARYIRKPSDNQFTFGRALFQPAVIAIKGAVILLIVAYSLYSAIGSLFTGGREVDASIATAFGAINVLGCGLAWWYMASLNKKRSSGLIDAEVKQWQMDTLLSVAVTASFVVAWLMTLTPAAKYAVYADPLMMLAMSFYFIKVPLDMLRSALREIFLMAPSKEICHSVDQSVVAAGKESDQEIELAGVAKVGQELWIDVDILPDNNCEEILIEDIEQTRQTIEKRLSKLPLKLQITVNIAT, via the coding sequence ATGTGTGCTCAAACAAATTATAAAGAAAATCGCGTTTTAACTCTTTCAGCCCTTTTAGCGTCAATGTTTGCTGGTGGTGGTTTGGTGGTGGGTTTATTAGTTGGCTCGTTGGTCATCATGTTTGACGGTGTATATTCTTTAGTGAGCTTACTGTTAACTTTATTGTCGCTCACAGCGGCACGATATATTCGAAAGCCTTCTGATAACCAATTTACTTTTGGTCGTGCCCTGTTTCAGCCAGCAGTGATTGCCATAAAAGGCGCAGTGATTTTATTGATCGTGGCCTATTCATTGTATTCAGCCATTGGTTCATTATTTACTGGTGGACGCGAAGTGGATGCGTCAATTGCCACCGCGTTTGGTGCGATTAATGTTCTAGGCTGTGGTTTAGCGTGGTGGTACATGGCATCACTAAATAAAAAACGCTCTTCGGGTTTAATTGATGCAGAAGTAAAGCAATGGCAAATGGACACATTATTGAGTGTTGCGGTAACAGCCAGCTTTGTGGTGGCATGGTTAATGACATTAACGCCGGCTGCTAAATATGCGGTGTATGCCGACCCATTAATGATGCTAGCGATGTCGTTTTATTTCATCAAAGTCCCATTAGATATGTTGCGTTCGGCCTTGAGAGAAATCTTCTTGATGGCACCGAGCAAAGAAATCTGCCACAGCGTAGACCAAAGTGTTGTCGCGGCAGGTAAAGAATCAGACCAAGAGATTGAATTGGCCGGTGTTGCAAAAGTCGGGCAGGAGCTGTGGATTGATGTGGACATTCTTCCTGATAATAACTGTGAAGAAATTTTGATTGAAGATATAGAACAAACTCGTCAAACCATTGAAAAACGTCTTTCTAAGTTACCGTTGAAATTGCAAATTACCGTTAATATAGCCACCTAA
- a CDS encoding cupin domain-containing protein — protein MFVYGKDVELEDLGDGVKRKILAYSDNIMSVEVHFEDNAVGYLHNHPHEQLTYVLSGEFEFTIGDETKIVKAGDALYKEPNIMHGCKCLKAGVLLDNFTPMRKDFIE, from the coding sequence ATGTTTGTATATGGTAAAGACGTTGAACTAGAAGATCTTGGTGATGGCGTTAAGCGCAAAATCTTAGCGTACAGTGACAACATCATGTCAGTTGAAGTTCACTTCGAAGACAACGCGGTCGGTTATCTTCACAACCACCCGCATGAGCAACTCACGTATGTTCTGTCTGGTGAATTTGAATTCACTATCGGCGATGAAACGAAAATCGTAAAAGCCGGCGATGCACTCTATAAAGAGCCAAACATCATGCACGGTTGTAAGTGTCTTAAAGCAGGCGTATTGCTAGATAACTTTACTCCAATGCGTAAAGACTTCATCGAGTAA